A genomic region of Eucalyptus grandis isolate ANBG69807.140 chromosome 5, ASM1654582v1, whole genome shotgun sequence contains the following coding sequences:
- the LOC104444233 gene encoding uncharacterized protein LOC104444233 isoform X1: protein MDPSAGDAASPPPHRGATGESRNLSVLLRLFLALLFPVVFFFSSSFLIGVVALLVSNFSIPSPMSLPAQCKIVSSSVDIRSSKVCELGLLNYNAKIVFSSSEKRKFRCHYDYYWASVFKVEYKNHLSGHTRLALAEAPNEALPANCRPGSVIL from the exons ATGGATCCCTCCGCCGGCGACgcggcctcgccgccgcctcATCGCGGGGCGACGGGCGAGAGCAGGAATCTCTCCGTACTGCTCCGATTGTTCCTGGCTCTCCTTTTCCCCGTCgtgttcttcttctcctcgtCGTTCTTGATCGGCGTCGTCGCCCTCCTCGTCAGTAACTTCTCGATCCCCAGCCCCATGTCGCTGCCTGCTCAGTGCAAAATAGTCTCCAGCA GTGTGGATATAAGGTCGTCTAAAGTTTGCGAGCTTGGGCTGTTGAATTATAACGCCAAGATTGTTTTCAGCTCGTCCGAGAAAAGGAAATTCCGGTGCCATTATGATTACTATTGGGCTTCAGTATTTAAG GTAGAATATAAGAATCATTTATCAGGGCACACTCGACTAGCTCTTGCAGAGGCCCCAAATGAGGCCCTTCCTGCTAATTGCAGACCTGGTTCTGTTATTCTTTAA
- the LOC104444233 gene encoding uncharacterized protein LOC104444233 isoform X2 yields MDPSAGDAASPPPHRGATGESRNLSVLLRLFLALLFPVVFFFSSSFLIGVVALLVSNFSIPSPMSLPAQCKIVSSSVDIRSSKVCELGLLNYNAKIVFSSSEKRKFRCHYDYYWASVFKVLGDFQILGNLQDQS; encoded by the exons ATGGATCCCTCCGCCGGCGACgcggcctcgccgccgcctcATCGCGGGGCGACGGGCGAGAGCAGGAATCTCTCCGTACTGCTCCGATTGTTCCTGGCTCTCCTTTTCCCCGTCgtgttcttcttctcctcgtCGTTCTTGATCGGCGTCGTCGCCCTCCTCGTCAGTAACTTCTCGATCCCCAGCCCCATGTCGCTGCCTGCTCAGTGCAAAATAGTCTCCAGCA GTGTGGATATAAGGTCGTCTAAAGTTTGCGAGCTTGGGCTGTTGAATTATAACGCCAAGATTGTTTTCAGCTCGTCCGAGAAAAGGAAATTCCGGTGCCATTATGATTACTATTGGGCTTCAGTATTTAAG GTTCTCGGAGATTTTCAAATCCTGGGTAACCTGCAAGATCAGAGCTAA